The window AAATCAAGCCGCTGCAAACCGAGCTGGCACTGCAACATCAACTCGGTAACTGGGAAAATAGTCTTTCATGGCAATGGGTTGCGACCAAAGATCGCGTGGATGACCGCCGCCTTGAAAATGAAACCGATAGCTACTCCTTGCTTAACTTAAACAGCAGCATGAAATGGCAGGATCTGACTGTCACCTTCGCGGTGAATAACCTATTCGACAGCTACTATGAGCTGCCACTAGGCGGTGTGAGTGTAGCGGAATTTAAGGCCGATAATACCAATGGCTTTAAGCAGATTGCCGGTGCAGGTCGCTCGTTCGAACTCAGCGCAAGCTATGCGTTTTAACGACTGATTTTTAACGGCATGGATTTGTGACGATACCGCTGATTAGGGCGAATAGCCCTAATCGGCGCGTTAAACAAAAAGGGCAAGCAGATTAAGTGATTAATCGCTTGCCCTTTTTTATGCTCAAACCATATTCATGTTACTGACGCTAAAGCACTGGCACTAAAACGCTGAGACGACTTAAGCGCTATGCAGCACGGCTGAATGAGTGAGACTATGGATTAGTTACCCGCAATCTTCATTTCAGATAACAAGATGCCGCCGGTACGAATCGATGAGCGCAAATCAAAATCCTTACTCACGGCTTGCACGCCACGGAACATCTCTTTTAAGTTACCCGCGATAGTGATCTCTTCCACTGGATATTGGATCTCACCGTTTTCAACGTAGAAACCTGCCGCACCACGGGAATAATCGCCCGTTACCATGTTCACACCTTGGCCCATAACTTCGGTCACAATCAAACCTGTGCCCATGTCTTTTACCAATTCGTCGAAGGTTTGGCCTGTGTGGCCAAGGGTCCAGTTATAGATACCGCCCGCATGACCCGTGTTGGTTAAGCCTAACTTGCGCGCCGAGTAGCTGGTCAGCAAATAGGTTTCTAACATGCCGCGATCGATGATACGTCTATCTTGAGTCGACACGCCTTCGCTGTCGTAGTTCGCGCTCGCCAGTGCGCCCAGTAAATGCGGCTGTTCTTCAATATTGAACCAATCGGGGAAGATTTGGGTGTTGATCGAATCCAATAAGAAACTGGATTTACGGTATAAACTGCCGCCGCTGATAGCACCGATAAAGTGGCCGATTAACCCTGTGGCGATATCTGGAGCCAATAAAATAGGTAAACGCGTTGTCGCAATCTTACGCGCACCGAGGCGACTGACTGTCTTCTCGGCTGTTTTTAAACCGACGGTTTCAGGCGCAAGCATCTCGCTGAATTTACGGGCGATAGTGTAATCGTAATCCCGTTGCATATTGCCTTCGCTATCTTCACCGATCACGCTGCAACTTAAGCTATAACGCGAGCTGCAATACCCGTTTAAGAAACCGTGGCTGTTGCCATACACTTTAACCGCAGTGTGGGCATTGGCACTGGCGCCGTCGGAATTATTAATGCGCGGATCGGCATCGAGTGCCGCAGTTTCGGCGCGGATCGCCAGTTGGGCTAACTCATCGGGGGAAATATCTTGTGGATAATACAGCTGAAGATCGCGGATCTGAGTTGCCATCAAGGCTTTATCGGCAAGACCACTGAAAGGATCGGGCGAAGTGTAACGGGCAATATCGTCAGCCGCTTTCACCGCTAAGGCGATGGCCTCTGGACTTAAATCCGACGTTGATGAACTGCCCTTGCAACCATCGCGGTAAACCGTAATGCCTAAGGCACCATCTTTATTAAATTCAACGGTTTCAACTTCTTTTAAACGGGTAGAAACCGACAAACCTTGTTGTTTACTGATCGCCACTTCGGCAGCGTTCGTTCCTAATTTGTTGGCATATTCCAGCGCCACGGCCACCGCATCTTTCAGCGCGCCCAATTCACTATCGATTCTGTTCAAAGACACAAAGCTACTCTTTCGTTGTCGGCAATGACGCTAGCATAACAAACACAAATCCCATTCACATTAATTATTAGCGTAACATTGAGTCGCAGCTCAATACTAGGCTAAGGTGCAAAAGGGCTCTGGTCTTTGTTTCAACACATTCACCTAGGCGATTTTTGGCTGGAGATGTTATTATTAGCCAGTTATTTACTTGAGGTTTTATCTATATGAAGATTGTTGGTGATTCAGAACATTTTAAACAGCCCTACGACATAGATGAAGATTATGTCAGCAGTAAAACAACGGACAAGCGTGATAGCGAAGCCGTGCAAAAAGTCGGTATGGAGCTTGTTTCACTGAGCAAGACTCAGCTAGATAAAATCGAGCTGGATGAGTTTTTGTACGACGCTATCCTGCAAACACGCAAAATCAAGGTTAATACTGAGGCGTATCGTCGCCACATGCAGTATATCGGCAAATTGATGCGTAATTTTGATATCGAGCCTATTAAGGCTTCACTCGCTATCGTGTTGAATAAAAACAACAACGAAACTGCGAAGTTGCAGATGTTCGAAAAAATGCGTGAACGCTTACTCAGCCAAGGTGATGCTGAAATTCAAACCTTAGTTGAGCATTATCCGCAATTAGACAGACAAAAACTGCGTACTTTGGTGCGTCAAGCGACCAAAGAACTGGCCAAAGGTCCAGAATCAAAATCATCTAAAGAGCTGTTTAAATATCTACGCAGCGAAATCCAAGACTAATTAACTTCAGCCCCACAAGGATGTTGCTTATGCGACTTAGCAAAACGTTATGTAGCCTAGCTTTGCTTTTTATTGGACTATTTGGACTCGGGGCCTGTAACGGCCCTGCGGACGAAGATAACGGTGGCACAGATGCCACTGACGGTATCTATAAACTGTCTATCGACTTTAAGACCTTATCGGGTTCTGAATGCGGCAGTGTTACTTCACTCCAAAGTTTCCCTAAAGACACAGGTTTTTGCGCAGTCGCGAAGTTAAAGAAAGGCTCAGCTACAGTGAGCAAGCAGAAAGTCGACTTTACGACAGACCTTGGTGTATTAACACCTAATAGCAAACTAACAGACAATAACGGTGAAGCCATTATTATCGTTAGTAATCCTGATTTACTTGTCAATGCAGGGATAATTACTGCAACGACAACCCCAAATGATTCCACAACGGCGCTAACAGCTACCCGCAATTTTGAGTTTTTAGTTGTTAGCGATGGTACCTCTCCTGCCGTTCCTAAACTCAGCGCCAGTATTTTAAATAGCTCAGCCTTAGTGACTCGCTTCAAAGTCGATGAGTCGGTACAACTGCAAGCCATATTGCTCGATAGTGAAAGCAACGGCATCGAAGGCGCGAAAGTGACGTTCGCCGCAGGTTCTGCAGCGCTGAATCCTGCAAGTGCGCTGACCAACACCCAAGGTATTGCGCAGGTGCCCTATACGCCAAGTGCAACTGAGTTAGGGGCAAACTCCCTCACAGTAACAGTGGACTATCAAGGTCAATCGTTGCAAACCAGCAGTCTGTATGAAGTTTTGAGTAAAGATGCCGTCAATCAAGAAGGTACGCTGAAACTCGGCTCATTCAATGGCGCTGTCTTTACTGAAGGTAAACTGGCGAGCACCTTAACCGCCGATGCCAATGGCGCATATAAGATCAGCGCAGGCGGCAGCTTTGGGGTGACCGCAAGTTTAGTCTTAGAGGCCAATGACGGTACTATTACCCGAGTGCAAACCCCCTCTTCCATCAGCTTTAGCTCAGATTGCACCAGCAGTAATAGTGCGACACTCGATACCCCAGTTACGACCTTATCGGGTAATGCGAGCTCAACCTTCCAAGACACAAGTTGCAGTGGCAACAGTGAACGTAGCGACCAAATCATCGCCACGACAGTAGCAGGCAATCAGACGCTAACGGCAAATTTCCCGTTCACACTGCAACGCCAAACGCTTGCCAGCTTAAGTTTTGAGTCAGCAGAGCCAGCACAAATTCGCATTAAAGGTGCGGGCGGCACTGGTGCAAGCGAATCCTCTTTAGTCAGCTTCAAAGTCACCAGCGCCAATGGCCAACCCGCAGCGCAGCAAGAAGTCAGCTTTACCTTAGACACTGTGGTTGGTGGTTTAAGTTTTGCTAATGGCACTGCGAATGCGCAAAGCCTGACTAACTCCCAAGGTATCGCCAGTGTGCGCGTATTATCCGGCACTGTCCCCACACCTGTGCGCGTGGTCGCTACTGCGGTGGATACTGATACTAAAGAAGTCATCACTAGCCAGTCAGAGCAACTCACAGTCAATACCGGCTTGCCGCAACAGCTTGGGTTTAGCCTATCAACGACAGTATTCAATCCAGAAGCGGGTGACTTTAATGGTGAAACCGCAACGATCACCATTCGAGCCTCCGATAGTTTTGGCAATCCAGCACCCGATGATACTGCTGTCAACTTCACGACAGAAGGTGGTAGCATAACCTCTCCATGTTTAACTAAAAATGGGACTTGTAGCGTTGTTTGGACTTCACAAACGGCACGCGTACCCGATCACCGCATCACGATTCTCGCTTATGCCTTAGGTCACGAAACCTTCTTCGATACCAATGGCAATAACATCTTTGATGATGCCGATATCAGTAAAGACATCAATGGCACGCCCGTGACTGACTTGGCTTGTTTAACAAATTCAGGCGTTGCAAAAAAATGCACAGGCAATGGTATGGACATCGAAGCCTATCTTCCTAGTGGTTTTAGTGATCTAGGTGATGCGTTTAGGGATGACAATGAAGATGGCATTAGGAATTCAGCCGAACCATTTTGGAATACTCAAGCAAAAGAATATAGTTTTGCCGATGGTAAATTTAACGGTCCACAATGCGAAAGCGCACTCTGCGGCAAAGGCCAAGCCAATAAAACCTATATCCGCAAAGCCTTAGTAATGAGCATGTCAGGCTCACAGGCTTATATCAGTGTGATGCAAGACGGTGTGTTATTGCCGAGTGTGAATGACATCAAACCTGTCGCCGTTGGTGCTAGCTCTGAGTTTGTCGTTTATGTCCACGACAGTGCGAATCAAATCATGCCTGCTAACACAAGTATCGAACTTTGCGTCGATTGTGCTGGAGCGCCTAAAACCTTCGAAGTGCCCAATACTGTTTATGCGAAAGGCAGTCTAGGTTCGCCGCTGAAATTTACAGCATCGGCCAACGCCAGTGTATCGCTGAAAGTCACAACCCCTAAAAATGTGGTCACTGACAACTTAGGTTTCACTGTGCCATCGCTTTAAAACTCGATTAAGCAAACTGAAAAGACCCGCGAATGCGGGTCTTTTCAATTGGACGTTTTATTAGAAGACTATGATGCCTCAATCAAACCGTTGTCAGTTGTTAGCAATAGCTGCGACTCTACAATCCTATGCTGCAACTAATTGTGTAACTCTACAGTTCGGCGTAAACGTAAGCTACGCAGGGCTAGATATAAGGCTCCCACTGCAGCCCAAATCAATCCCAATTCTAAAGACTGTGGCTCTAAGTTCGCCCAAAGTACCCCAATAGTGCCAGCGCCACACAGGGGCAATACTAAGTATTGCAGGTGATCCTTAAAGGATTGATTACGTCGCTCCCTCACATAAAACTGCACAATGACGGCTAAGTTCACGAAGGTGAACGCCACTAAGGCGCCAAAGTTAACTAAGGCTAAGGCCATTTCCAAATCAAATGATACCGCAGACAGCGCTAGTGCCCCCACCAACAAAACATTAAATGCAGGGGTGCGCCACTTAGGGTGGATATAAGCAAACCCTTTACGTGGCAGCATGTTGTCCCGTCCCATCACATACAAAATCCGTGCAACCCCAGCATGGGCAGCCATACCGGATGCCAACACCGCCACTGTAGTCGCCACTAATACGATGGACTGGAATAGGTTTCCTCCAACGTAGAGTGCGATTTCGGGTAATACCGCATCAAGCTCCTGGAAGCGGGAAATATCGGGAAAATAAAGCTGAAGGAAATAAGACACGCCGACAAAAATCACCCCACCAATAAAGGCGGTCAACACAATCGCCCGCGGAATAACACGCTGCGCATCCTTCGTTTCTTCGGTCAGCGAACTCAAACCGTCAAAGCCGAGGAAGGAAAAACACAGAATAGTGGCGCCAGTAAATAACGGCACAATCGCCATATTCTCGGCATAAAATGGTCGCACGCTTGCAATCGCACCTTCGCCTTCACCAAGGGAAATGCTATAGGCCATTAATGCAATAAACACGAGGATAATGGCGATTTGCACAAATACTATCACCCCATTAAAGTTAGCCACCAGATCAATCCCTTTAAGATTGAGCAGGGTCATTATGGTCACGAGTGCAAAAATGAAGATCCAAGGTTCAACAGTGGGGAACATGGCAGTTAAATAGATTTTTGCCAGCAACATGTTGATCATTGGCATAAACATATAATCAAGTAGCGACGACCAGCCCACCATAAAACCGACATTCGGACTAAAGGTTTTCTGGGCGTAAGTGTAGGCTGATCCTGCGTAGGGATATTTACACACTAAGTGGCCATAACTGAATGCGGTAAACAAAACTCCCGCCAGCGCGAATAGATAAGACGTAGCCACATGGCCAGAGGTAATCTCAGAAACAATACCAAAGGTGTCAAAAACAGCCATAGGTGTGAGATAGGCGAGCCCCATCACTACCACTTGCCATAAATTGAGGGTCTGCTTCAAACCCGGTTTGTGTTGACTCATGAGCACGCCCCCATTGCACAGGGGTGAACAGCTAACCATGCATCTGCAATTGGTTCTGGCATGTGACTCACCATCAGCACTTTAGGCTTAATGGCTAACTCAACAACTTGATTTACGGCAATGACCGAAAATTCGGTGCACAACAGCCCCATTGATTTGTCCTCATTAAAATAGGTTCAGCCGAACCTCATATCATTTCCGGATGTTTACCGGCCTCAATTGTTTTAAAACGCATACTCTCTAAATAAAAATAACCGAGATACTGAGTACCTCGGCCATTTTTTCGGCGCGCATTCTCCCCCAAAACCCGCAAGAAGACAACCCAACAAGGACACTTTGCTGGCTATCTGCGCGATGAGAGCATTAAGTTAACTGAATAAAAGAGGTAACGATGGGGGACTAACGCGATTTTGAAAGCGTGATGAGATATTAATTTTTAACCCTGAAGGCGCGCATGTGGGATGCATGCCGCCATTAAGTATCTGAGAGAATGATGTTTAATTGATGAGCCAGAAAATACTAACCCACTTCAGCCAACAATCTCGCTCTGCGCTTAATACCCAAGATCGCTAAGCCAAAAAAGACGGCAAATAAGCCCCAGAGTTGTAGCCACTTGGGCATCACACTTGCCCAACTTGCGCCCATTTGATTGAGTTCTAGCATGCCCATAATTGCGGGTACGGCAGGAATAAACTGCGAACCTAATACTAACGGTTCGGGGATCAGTGCTATCGGCCAGACAAAACCTGACACGAATAGAATCGGCATTGAAATCAACAACAATACTTGGGTCGGTAAATCGCGGCGGGTAAACAAAGTGCTCATGGCGACCCCAGCGGCGGCGGTAGCCAATAAAAAAGGCAACAACCATAACGCGACAACACCCAGACTTGCCTGAATGCTGACGTGATACCAGTGATAACAATAGCCGACGTAAAAACTAGTAAAGAAGAGATAAATCAATATGAAGGCGAGTATTCGCCCACATAAAAGTTGTACGGGCGAGACCTGCTGCCAATAGCCTTTCTGGCGCCATTGCCCTGCCCCTAAAATACCTGTGCCTATGAGCAAGGTTTGATGCAAGATCAGCAAAAATAGTCCAGGTACTACATAGGGCGTATAACCTAGGCTTGGGTTAAAGGCAGGCACGCTATTGAGGTGAATCGAGTTGACACTCTGCTCAGCCTGTTTAGGGTTTGTGCCTTGGGCCAACATGCCAATCAATTGCACTTGCTTGCCCGCGTCCATACCCGCGCTCACTAAGCCTTCGACAACCGCGGAGTAAATCAGGAAATAACTGGCGTCACCGCCATAACTTAACGTCACTCCCTTACCCAGCATTAAGTCGCGGCGGAAACCTTCTGGGATCACCAGTAAGCCGTGGGCCTTGCGCGTCTCAATAAAACGCTTCGCCTCGGTAATCGAACCCACTTGGCCTATGACTTGGATTTTTGCACTGGCGTCAGCATGGCGGATCAACTGGCGGCTTAGGGAGGAATGATCTAAATCTACCACGATCAGTTGTTGCTCGGTCGGCACTTGGTTCAGATAAGGTAAAGGATATAAAATCGAATAAAACAGCACACCACCAAACAAGGTCACTGCGATCGCTTTATCGCTAATAATGGCCTTAAGTTCAGTTAATATCAGTCGCCACATATTCATCCTATTGCCCCTTCGCAGGTAAGGCTGCGTCCGAGTCATATGCAGTCACGATAGTATTGGCGGTGATCGTGATGGGCAGTAATTTACGCGATAACAAATATATCAAAGGCAGCAAACAGATAAAGCCCCAATAACCGCTG of the Shewanella baltica genome contains:
- the yjgA gene encoding ribosome biogenesis factor YjgA, translating into MKIVGDSEHFKQPYDIDEDYVSSKTTDKRDSEAVQKVGMELVSLSKTQLDKIELDEFLYDAILQTRKIKVNTEAYRRHMQYIGKLMRNFDIEPIKASLAIVLNKNNNETAKLQMFEKMRERLLSQGDAEIQTLVEHYPQLDRQKLRTLVRQATKELAKGPESKSSKELFKYLRSEIQD
- a CDS encoding ABC transporter permease; translated protein: MNMWRLILTELKAIISDKAIAVTLFGGVLFYSILYPLPYLNQVPTEQQLIVVDLDHSSLSRQLIRHADASAKIQVIGQVGSITEAKRFIETRKAHGLLVIPEGFRRDLMLGKGVTLSYGGDASYFLIYSAVVEGLVSAGMDAGKQVQLIGMLAQGTNPKQAEQSVNSIHLNSVPAFNPSLGYTPYVVPGLFLLILHQTLLIGTGILGAGQWRQKGYWQQVSPVQLLCGRILAFILIYLFFTSFYVGYCYHWYHVSIQASLGVVALWLLPFLLATAAAGVAMSTLFTRRDLPTQVLLLISMPILFVSGFVWPIALIPEPLVLGSQFIPAVPAIMGMLELNQMGASWASVMPKWLQLWGLFAVFFGLAILGIKRRARLLAEVG
- a CDS encoding APC family permease, which codes for MSQHKPGLKQTLNLWQVVVMGLAYLTPMAVFDTFGIVSEITSGHVATSYLFALAGVLFTAFSYGHLVCKYPYAGSAYTYAQKTFSPNVGFMVGWSSLLDYMFMPMINMLLAKIYLTAMFPTVEPWIFIFALVTIMTLLNLKGIDLVANFNGVIVFVQIAIILVFIALMAYSISLGEGEGAIASVRPFYAENMAIVPLFTGATILCFSFLGFDGLSSLTEETKDAQRVIPRAIVLTAFIGGVIFVGVSYFLQLYFPDISRFQELDAVLPEIALYVGGNLFQSIVLVATTVAVLASGMAAHAGVARILYVMGRDNMLPRKGFAYIHPKWRTPAFNVLLVGALALSAVSFDLEMALALVNFGALVAFTFVNLAVIVQFYVRERRNQSFKDHLQYLVLPLCGAGTIGVLWANLEPQSLELGLIWAAVGALYLALRSLRLRRTVELHN
- a CDS encoding Ig-like domain-containing protein, giving the protein MRLSKTLCSLALLFIGLFGLGACNGPADEDNGGTDATDGIYKLSIDFKTLSGSECGSVTSLQSFPKDTGFCAVAKLKKGSATVSKQKVDFTTDLGVLTPNSKLTDNNGEAIIIVSNPDLLVNAGIITATTTPNDSTTALTATRNFEFLVVSDGTSPAVPKLSASILNSSALVTRFKVDESVQLQAILLDSESNGIEGAKVTFAAGSAALNPASALTNTQGIAQVPYTPSATELGANSLTVTVDYQGQSLQTSSLYEVLSKDAVNQEGTLKLGSFNGAVFTEGKLASTLTADANGAYKISAGGSFGVTASLVLEANDGTITRVQTPSSISFSSDCTSSNSATLDTPVTTLSGNASSTFQDTSCSGNSERSDQIIATTVAGNQTLTANFPFTLQRQTLASLSFESAEPAQIRIKGAGGTGASESSLVSFKVTSANGQPAAQQEVSFTLDTVVGGLSFANGTANAQSLTNSQGIASVRVLSGTVPTPVRVVATAVDTDTKEVITSQSEQLTVNTGLPQQLGFSLSTTVFNPEAGDFNGETATITIRASDSFGNPAPDDTAVNFTTEGGSITSPCLTKNGTCSVVWTSQTARVPDHRITILAYALGHETFFDTNGNNIFDDADISKDINGTPVTDLACLTNSGVAKKCTGNGMDIEAYLPSGFSDLGDAFRDDNEDGIRNSAEPFWNTQAKEYSFADGKFNGPQCESALCGKGQANKTYIRKALVMSMSGSQAYISVMQDGVLLPSVNDIKPVAVGASSEFVVYVHDSANQIMPANTSIELCVDCAGAPKTFEVPNTVYAKGSLGSPLKFTASANASVSLKVTTPKNVVTDNLGFTVPSL
- the pmbA gene encoding metalloprotease PmbA produces the protein MSLNRIDSELGALKDAVAVALEYANKLGTNAAEVAISKQQGLSVSTRLKEVETVEFNKDGALGITVYRDGCKGSSSTSDLSPEAIALAVKAADDIARYTSPDPFSGLADKALMATQIRDLQLYYPQDISPDELAQLAIRAETAALDADPRINNSDGASANAHTAVKVYGNSHGFLNGYCSSRYSLSCSVIGEDSEGNMQRDYDYTIARKFSEMLAPETVGLKTAEKTVSRLGARKIATTRLPILLAPDIATGLIGHFIGAISGGSLYRKSSFLLDSINTQIFPDWFNIEEQPHLLGALASANYDSEGVSTQDRRIIDRGMLETYLLTSYSARKLGLTNTGHAGGIYNWTLGHTGQTFDELVKDMGTGLIVTEVMGQGVNMVTGDYSRGAAGFYVENGEIQYPVEEITIAGNLKEMFRGVQAVSKDFDLRSSIRTGGILLSEMKIAGN